Proteins encoded together in one Gigantopelta aegis isolate Gae_Host chromosome 8, Gae_host_genome, whole genome shotgun sequence window:
- the LOC121380243 gene encoding neuronal acetylcholine receptor subunit alpha-7-like produces MALSLRHCKISFYIIGTDFADFDDEEPISSEKRLIKRLLDRYQTQGRIGRPVINTADNITVYFGLSLIQILDVDETNQVLKTNVWFHYKWQDILLQWNTTVHDDIQSIRIPSNKIWLPDILLYNFADDRLREQRDALVVVASDGWLLWMPQAILRSSCLFDTLYFPFDTQSCNLKFGSWTYNGNKLDIKFVGLKSHAMDTSDFVPSNEWDIIENMGIRNVKFYSCCPEPYPDLTFHLTLKRKIAFYTFILVLPCALLSLLTLVIFWVPPESPAKLQLGMSVFVAFFFLLLVLADSTPRAASSIPLIGAYFCLSMILITMSTVLACVVANMYFRGVRVNRAPRWLRRCMVDGVARVLCLRTKLTEGEMPPVTKNWSACIRKYPDRDIKFAKVRLLDNGVDSRTTHQKESPEAGLGENGLDPAIDKNYSTRTNILHEVRSIRELLEKNEDRKLKQEERERYNREWKVIACITDRLFFIIYVLINIGGIVMTFKGV; encoded by the exons ATGGCCCTCTCGTTACGCCACTGCAAAATATCCTTCTATATTATAGGTACTGATTTCGCTGATTTTGATGACGAGGAGCCCATCTCGTCGGAGAAGCGGTTGATAAAGCGGTTACTGGACCGGTACCAGACACAGGGGCGGATAGGCCGGCCCGTCATCAACACCGCCGACAACATCACCGTCTACTTCGGCCTCTCGCTCATTCAGATACTCGACGTGGACGAGACGAACCAAGTCCTCAAAACTAACGTCTGGTTTCACTAC AAATGGCAAGATATTTTACTACAGTGGAACACCACCGTCCATGATGATATACAAAGCATTCGAATTCCGTCCAACAAAATATGGCTACCTGATATTCTACTTTATAATTT CGCTGACGACCGACTACGGGAACAGCGTGATGCCCTCGTGGTCGTTGCCAGCGACGGATGGCTGCTGTGGATGCCGCAGGCCATTCTGCGCAGCTCTTGTCTCTTCGACACCCTATACTTCCCATTTGACACTCAGTCGTGCAATCTCAAATTCGGTTCCTGGACCTACAACGGCAACAAGCTGGACATCAAGTTCGTCGGTCTGAAATCGCACGCCATGGACACGAGCGACTTCGTGCCCAGCAACGAGTGGGACATCATAGAGAACATGGGCATCCGCAACGTCAAGTTCTACTCGTGCTGCCCCGAGCCCTACCCGGACCTGACGTTCCACCTGACGCTGAAGCGGAAGATCGCTTTCTATACGTTCATTCTGGTGCTGCCCTGCGCCTTGCTGTCTCTGCTGACGCTCGTCATATTCTGGGTGCCGCCGGAGTCGCCCGCTAAACTGCAGCTAG GTATGAGTGTATTTGTTGCGTTTTTCTTTCTACTCCTGGTCTTGGCGGACTCGACACCGAGAGCAGCTTCATCCATTCCACTCATTG GAGCCTACTTCTGTCTGAGCATGATTCTAATCACCATGTCTACAGTTCTGGCGTGTGTCGTGGCCAACATGTACTTCAGAGGAGTTCGAGTTAACAGAGCGCCTAGATGGCTTAGAAGG tgTATGGTGGACGGTGTTGCAAGAGTTTTATGCCTGAGAACCAAGTTAACAGAAGGAGAGATGCCACCGGTGACAAAGAACTGGAGTGCGTGCATTCGGAAATACCCCGACCGTGACATTAAATTCGCGAAGGTCCGTCTCCTTGACAACGGCGTAGATTCTCGGACGACGCACCAGAAGGAGTCGCCGGAAGCAGGGCTCGGGGAGAACGGGCTCGATCCGGCCATTGACAAGAACTATAGCACGAGAACAAATATCTTGCACGAGGTTCGAAGTATAAGGGAGCTGTTGGAGAAGAACGAGGACAGGAAACTAAAGCAGGAGGAGCGAGAAAGATACAATCGTGAATGGAAGGTCATAGCGTGCATCACGGACAGACTGTTTTTCATCATCTATGTCTTAATCAACATAGGTGGCATTGTTATGACTTTTAAGGGCGTGTAG